The following is a genomic window from Oscarella lobularis chromosome 2, ooOscLobu1.1, whole genome shotgun sequence.
TGACCTctatttatttctatttaaTGCAGATGATGGCAGTTGATCTGAACTACTTTCACCACCCCGTCGTTGAAAAGTTGCCGCTTCAAAATGAAGAGAGCAGCAATAGCAAGCAAGACCGGGCTAAAGGAAGCAGCGCGCCTCAAAAGGCAAACGCACCAGTCCGAAAGCCGGACGACGTTGAAAAGCAAATCTCTGAAGAGATCTATTCCAACCTAAAGTACATTCGGGTGCCGTGGAACATTACAAGTAAAGAGGGACCAGAACAAGCGCCGGTAAAAACGCCAGCACAAGAAGCTTGCAAAGTCTGCATTGCTAATGCTTTTTGACAGTTAAACCTAAAACTGAGAAAGAACCCAGACGTCAAATATGACCTCATCGTCATCACGTGCCTTGAGCCTCACTTTCGATCAAGTGCAGGTGCGTTAGGACTGCCATGATGAGAAAATTCCTAACTGATTTTGTGAATAGCCAGGGTGATTCTCGAAAACATCTTCTGGGAGTGCACAGAAGACGGGTGCTTAGTTCTCTTCGTTGCAGACGAAAAAGGATCCAATGACATTGATGAGGCACTAGCAAGTGTTTTTGTGTAGTAAGAAGAAATCTATCAAATTGAATCAAATGCTAGTGTGTGAATTTAGTTGTGACGACCTATCGCCATGGAAATCCTATATGGAGACTTGCTCAGATGCGTCGGTGGAATTCAGAATcatgacgaagaaatttaGGATATCCAAGTTCGAAGACAAACAACTCCTTTCAAAGTAGCTGTGACTAATCATTGAGCTTCAAAAGATCTTAGTTTTTCGTTTGGGCGTTTCATTAGAGATATGCAATTCGTAGGTAGAAGCTAGATGTGGtaaaaatgaataaataacCCTTAGATAGAAAGAATTGTTCCGTTTGACACGACGCAGAAAGAGAGCTCTAGAATGATAAGTAAAGATGAAAACTACACTAGCAGATGCACTGCTTAGGATGGCAAGGACGTGAGGACattcttccttcttttttcctGTACTTGATTATTAGGGTGGAAATTTTGCAGATACAATCCTTGTGAGCCAAAGAGAATCTTCTTGGTGAATTGTTTGCCACACACGTTCAGTACCCCAATTGGGAGCCCGGCAGATTCGCTTCGCAGACCTAAAGCACAGCACCTTTAAGCAGGCAAAGCACGTAAAATAGAACGACTGTGATTGCAGCAATTCAGCAGCAACACCTATTCGGGGGTCCCGCCTGAACAACGCTCCGTTCCTACTCTCACCTCTCACCAAACTGCGCGACAGCAGCGAATTGACCCCGGAATAAAGATGAACGAAGCAGCCTCGGAGAAGAATAGTAGATAGCTCCCGGACCCGGATACGAAGGCACTCTGCTTGCAGAGACGATAATCCGCGatcaaaaacaaatttcCTCTAATACTTTTAGAAGGACTATTAGACCCTTTTAGCTTATGTAGTAGCTACCAGTAACACGCACATAACTGAAGGTATGATTTACTTGCCGGCCTGAGACAAAAAACTTAAAGGATCCGAACCGTCGTGTGTTCCGGGCTGTCCGCAATGTGGGCAATATCTGCATCTGggttttgatttcaattGAGCGTTGATGCAGTTGATGCAAATATAGCATAAGCACGGATGGATCTGAACTAGTTTTGACTCGCGAGCGCAGTGTCTGCATCTGGAGGCCTAGTAGTACGCTACAGAACGATTTACTAAATCAGAGCTTATTATACTTACAGGCATGTTCATCAAATATCAGTCATGAGCAAAATTGATCAAACCCCACTTAGTCCGCCGGAGAGACAGTCGTAGTAGATCTCggtaagagagaaagagcttCGGAGTAAGTAATTTCTTGTTTTATacctaaaataaacaaaaacaaTGCTTGAAAGCAACGAACGGCGTGGCTCGGTACAAAAAGAGCAGACATGCCGCCATCACTATACGGCGGTCGGCAAGAGTGACGACAACGCTCAACAGAAAGTTCAGATTGGGCAAGTAAATAAAAGGGCGTGTGCTTTATAGTGAGAAAAAGTCAACAGAATACGATAGGGGGCTTGCTATAGGGGCTAAAAACTCTGACATAAAACATTTTCCACCTCTTGCGAAAGACGAAAGGCGAAAAGGTGAGCTTCTTTGCCTTACAACTTGGGCGAGGCTGGCGTCAAAGTGTCGCTCACCTGCAAATCTAATCATTCGTTCTCACATCCGATTGGCCAAAAACCTTAGTGATAACGCACTCGTTGTAATTCACTTAGGGTAAAAGACCCGAGTTCTAGAAATCGAAGTAACTAAAATGGCTTTAGCCACAAACTAAGACGTTTTTGTGAGCCTCGAAATGCGAATTCTACCTTGCTAGGCACtgatttattaatttgacCCTCCAGTTGTTGCCGTCGATGTCTGTGGAAAATGCCATGAGAGGAAAAACAACTTGATTGATACGGTAGGCACTCTAGTTTTATCCTAACGCAAACGAACTTACCGTCTGTCAGAGTCAGCTAAGAAAAGCCGTCGCTAGAAGCGAGGTCAAGAAACTTCGCCTCGGTGAATTTATCAGACTGGACTCGAATACCGCTATCCTTGAGCAAACGCCGAATCGTAATCCAACTAAGGTGCAACACAGAGCAAAAGTAGCTTCGAAACGGATTTAATTGTCTCAGCACTGTAGCAAAATTGTTTTGACTCTAAGAAATGCATTGAATAATGAGATAATTTAATACTGCCACTCCGAGGGGCGGTGACGTGCGCAATTTTGGCATTTGCGAGACAAAGTACTTACGTTTGAGCTCCTCAGcttgtttcttcttcgtcccaCATGTCTTCAAGGTAAATCTGCTGGCCTCACTCGCCTCTGAGTCCCGATTGTTCGATGACCGCCTAAATGCACGTGTAAATAACTTTTTTGCAGCAAAATAGTCGAATGTTTCTACTGCTCAAACCCTGCTGTAAGGCAATGTGCTAAGTGTACGAAAACGGTttgtaaaaagaaaaagtgtgCCGATTCAAGCGAATGTTCTTACTCCCGCCAAAGCAATGCTCATACCTGGGAAAAAATCAACTACAAATGTCTCAACTGCCCAAGAACCGCTACAAAGTATTGTACTTTGTGCAAGTACACGTTTTGCGAAAGGTGTGGCGATTCACGCGAATGCCCTCGCTGCGGCCAACGCAATGCTTATACCTGGAAAAGAATCGACTAAAAGGTCATTTTTGTGTGACGACATCATTGCGCTTTTTTGTCTTACGTTTTTTAACATGACGCTCCCGCATTTCACCGTAcaagtgtgacgtcatgcagtGTTGATAGCAACATATATTATCTACTTAGTGCAATGGAAACGATAAATCTAGCAAAAGAAGGTTTGGCAGCAGAAAACAACTCTAAACAGAAGCTGTACAAAAGGTTTATTTGGGATGAAATACTCGGTGCTACTACTTTAGTGAGCGCCTTGCTCGTTGTCGTCCTTACGTTGGGAGAAGCACTTTCTGACAACAGGGGCTTGGCGTGCAACGTTCCCACTACAATGAACAGAGATCAAGCTAGGTATGTTACACTGTGGTGCACCAGAAAAGTTCAAACAGTCGATAGCATGTCCCTAATCATATTAGCACAAAGCCTTTTTGTCTACTCGCCACACCTACTTTGGGAAGCAGTGGCGGCCCCGACtttggagcagttttttgtgCTCACGTCACTTCTCTCGCGACTTCGCGAGGAAAGCAGCGGTCAGTACAGCAACGAAACTGTGCAAATAGTAAGAAAGCTGCAAAAGTGTtacgaaaaggagaagaccTTGTTTCAATCGATTCACAAGACTTACCTGGTTAAGCTTGGAAGCCAGCTGCTATTTTCTTTAGCGTTTTTCATTGGAATGGTAATTGTATTTTACGTCAATTCGTGGCAGTTTTCTCCTGACTTCATATGCCATGGAGTAGGCAATGATTCTGCTCGAGCGCATTACGTCGGAAACCAAGATAAAAATCAGTCATTGGTTGCCGGATTTGCCCCAATTGATATTCCTTGCACTCACACGATAGCTCTTCTTGCATATCCTGTATGGATTTGCAATGTCCTAATTCTGATAGTGACTGTAATAGCTAGTATTGTAGGTTTAGTATACGTAATACAGAAACCTTGGGATGAACTGGAATTCAAGAACCATGCAGAATTTCGCTATTTCTTCTCATTAAATGTAGGATCTGAAGAAATCTAcgcaaaaaacaaaaaacggAAGAACACGAAAAAAGTTAAAATTACTACTGACCTTGATTTTCTTGTTGTATTGCTCTACAACAAAGACGAAGGACTGGGGGAGACTTTCTTCGACGTCCAAATAGACATCGAGACAGATAGACTCTGGGCATCAGACTATGAGCGCTATTCCAGTATTATATCGCAATTAGTGGATAGTCCCAATAGGGAAAAATCTATAAGGGACAATTTGGAGAAATCAAATTCACATCTAGGAAGACTGATTGCTACTAAGTGCAAATCTCTACGCGACAAGAGAGAAGGCCAACAACAAAATCATTATACCAAAGACACTGACCTTGGATTTCCGTTTGATACAGCACTTCACCTATACTGTGGTTCTAAAGGATGTTCGATGAGTCTTCTTTATGTCTGCCAGAAAGTAAGACATGAATAACTCGTACTACCGAAATTCAATTGCAATTGTAGGTTGTGGCATTtgacttcaatttctttttccattCTCAAAAGATGAGatcgagaaaggaaaagcgGTCGAAGGATTCCGTGGAAGTCAGTGTAGAAAAATACACTGATCATTTTAAATACATTAAAGCGCCGGTCAATATTTTAAGCAAAGCTGGAGACGGATCAGTCCAGGTCTCCAAAAGGAACTTTTTGTATTTATCTCAATGCTATTTTTGCAGCTTTATGAGCAAATGCGAGTTGAGGAAGAGCCAACAGACGAGACAAAGCCACCCAAATATTATAGCTACAATCTCATTCTGGTTACCTGCTTAGAACCCCACTTTCAAGCCGGCACAGGTATAGAGCCAATCAGGAAAACACTTCACTGAACCGTGTTTTCAGCTCTCCTGCTGCTGGAAAACGTATTTCGTAATTGTACAGCAGACAAATGCTTGATCATGATCTTGTATTGGGAGGAGAGCAACGTTGTTGAGGCCTTCACTAGCATTTTCGTCTAGTGAGAACAGAGCGACGCGTGCAAAATAGCTGatcattgaatttttagCTGCTCAAATGAAGAAACATTGGAtattgatgatgatgctAAGATTAAGGCCAAGGCAGCTTTTTTTGATATACAGCGGTATAACGACTCATCAGACCTTGTTTAGCGAATGCTTCACCTTGATCGCTTACTTTGAATAATGCGGTCTTATATAGCTCACCACAAACCTTGTGCTTCTAAGCTGAAAAAACTACAGGCACCTATAACTCGGATAGTAGTctagaaaaaggaaaatgaaataaaaatgacGAAGCCGTTTAGCACTCTGATGTCGCAAGACTGTGTAGAACGCGTCTTTTTCGGGACAAAAGCAGGGTTACCTCGTTGGGCGCTTCTTTTATGTACTTCATTGCTCTGAATCGCTCGTATTGATTCAGTTACTCAACGTAATTTTGTACTTACAGCTTTCGATTAGCCTCTGACAGTGACCGACCTTCGACAGCGAGGAGTTGATCACCAATAGCAATTTTCCCAGACTACAATCAAAAGCAGGTAAGGACATGGAAAAAATCGTGAGCGAAAACTGACTTGAGAACCGGGTTTAAAACCACTGACGCGAATTTCCGGTTGAGATAACGCTGCAGGCTAAAGGTATGGACTGTACTGTACTGCAGTTGGAAAATCATTTGACTTTCGTCTTACGGCAAAATCGCTTAGGATGAGACCCAGTTGATCATCACTACTCTTCTTGAGTTTGACGACATAGATGTTGTCGTTATCGGCGATTCGTGACGTTCTGTTGTTTTCGTCAAGGCGATTCTGTTCGCGATCGTTCttcgtttctccttcttcttcgacgatcgaaagcctcttttcttcgtcgctgaatGCCAATggactcttcttcttcttctgtctctttctcttttctttcgatacggttttcttttctttcaacCTCTTCTTCAGTACTTCCATGTCGAGATCGTAATCGCTAGAGgaaggcggcgacgcgagcgGCGATACcaattcgccgtcgctgtcgtctcCTAGCAACATTGCCGCTTTGGCCATCAAAGCGTCAACGTCCGAGTCTCGCTCGTCAGTCAGATCGCTCCGTGACGtagcttcttcttcggtttcttcgtcttcactcttttcttcttcgtcctcttcctcttcttcgttacCACTGCTTTCTTCGTTTGACtcggagtcgtcgtcgtgggcAGGTGTGCTATCTCTACTACCATTAGCTATAATTGTAGATACTgctctcgtcttcatcgtcgtcgcactttCCTCTTCCATTCGTCCGTCGCCTTTTCGCACgtcgaacgattcgtcgGGTTCTTCGCTCTCTGAACCGTCGCCGGACTCCCGCTGACCGCTCAACACGGACGCAGGcacgtgatcgtcgtcgtcgtcgtcgtcgtcgcttccgccGCTCGCGCCCTCATCATCGTGAAGCACGACTTCGACATCGTCATCGCTGCTCCCGTTGCTGACTTCATCTGATCCGTTTCGTTCGACAACGGACTGCGTGAAAACGAACTGCATTGCCATTTctccttcctcttcctcttcctcctcctcctcctcgacAACGCTCGCCAGGGGCGTTCGttgaaacgacggcgatgtcATTCTCTCCTGCTCAAAAACAAGATCTAATTCCTTTACGTCTTCtgtcgtctcttcttctcggACGGAGTCTTCCGTCGAAAACTCGCGTGCCGGCCGAACGACGACCTCTTCGACTCTCGACGCCCTGGGGACATCCGACGCGGATTCGTTGCCActgttcgacgacgactcttcgtctctttcaatttGAACTTTCTCCGGAGTTTTTACGCCCAAGCCGGCAGATATTACGACGCTGTCGTCGACAACGCTAACGTCTGCCGCGTCAATAGTCGACTCGTCAAGAGGCGATTCGTCTAAAGACAACACCCCCCTAGTCTACATGGTCAGTTCCTTTCTAACAAATATCTAACTTTCTTCTCGGTGCAACAAtgccgtcgcttcgtctACAAATGCGTCGAATCCGACGCCAATCGGTTCGTATTGCAGATCGAGTTGAAAATTGGCTGTGGGAAGATACAGTGGCGGATGCGAGTCGTATCCTTCGAGGAGAAAAtctacgagaaaaaataaaccGCGACGCCAAAAGAATCATAGTAGGCTTCATACGTTGATTTTCTGCATCGACGCGATCTTCTTCGGTTGGATTCCAGCGTCGGGGTCGGACTTCTTCTCCTGAATTCAGATGATAGGCGGCGAGAATTCGATGCACCTGAACGGCGTGCAAAGAAGGAAACTCGGCACGCACAGCCGACCATTTCATCTAAAAGCAAAACCTCCAATTTAGCCAATAAATGAATAGGTTCTGTATACCTGCAGAAGTGTCTCCTTGGGAATTGCGAGAAGATCGGCTATGCAAAAGAGTTTGCTCGCGTACTGTAGCAATTCTCTTCTAAGTCCGTTTTTATTCGCCCACGCGTCGAATAAGTCGAGATTGCATCGGATCTGGATGCCCTTTGCCCAGCAGTAGAACTTCGTTCCGGTGTCGTGATCCATGAGCGTGTTCACAAGCGAGGCattgacgaaaaagaaaagattagAGAAAACCTAATGGATATTTAATTGATAGTGACGGATGATTTTAAAACTGTACCTGCGATACGATTGTTTggtgaagagaagaagcgtTCATCAGCTCTTGGACTGCCTGCATAAAATGCAAAACGCCGTCTATCTCTTTacccgtcgacgtcagtGAGCCAGACTCGAAGGGATTGTCTTCTAGAAGCGACGGTAAAACAGTGTACAAAACCTAAAACAAGGCGAGTCAAtaactaaataaataaaagaatttcCTTAGTTACTTTTGTGAGAGGATACATGATTTGTTGAAAAGAATAGAAAATGATTTCCTCCAAAACGGCAACACTATCCTGGACGTCTTTGCCAAGCACTTGAGTCAACGTCGGATTCGCTCCCGACGGCACTTTcaatcgtcttctttcggcAAGATACGACGGCAGTTCGACGTTGAGATAGTGAAAGAGTTCGACTGCATTCGACATCCAGAAGACGACCGGCTGAAGCTGGGGCAAGAGATCGTTCACTGGCGAGTCAATCGACGCATTCTTCTCGGACAAACTGCGCGTCTTTTCCTACGAAAATAAACCGCCAATGCCTATAGACTTGCGTCCcgttctctcgtttttcttaccCATAAGACTTCTTGAAGAATTTCCCCGATTTTCGTCGTTAACTCGACGGCCGCCTTTTCACCTCGTTTCACGCTCGCATACTCGACCATCATGGCCAAAACGTAGGCGGGCGCCAGCCGACAGGccaacgccgccgtcgcgtcgccgccaaGCAGAACGCGCTCCAAGagaacgtcttcgtcctGAGCACCGTACGGAAAAGACATACGCCGATCCAACTTACGCGGTCGCGGCGGTTGCTCTTCttgcgccgtcgccgccatcGCCGTCACCACGTTATTCGATCGactgcgacgtcgaaatgggttcgacggcgacgacgacgacgacgacgacgacttgacgacgaagtcTTCGGCGCGTCTCTCGAGCTGCGAAAGAGGCGCTTGTTCCCAATGCAACTCTCCCATGATCTCCGCCGCCTGATTGGGATCCTTGAACAGAAAGAGATAGCGCGAACCGATAGCAATCAAATCGCCCGGTAGAATCTGATTGGGTCGATCGATTTTCGCGCCGTTCAGCGCCACGTCGGCGTTGGGCATCGGCTCGAtccacgtcgtcggcgactcgccgtcgccgtcgcgggcgtcgtcgcgacgacgacgctgatgAAAGACGCAGTGAACGGgcatgacgtcgtcgccgccgggCAGAACGATGTCGAGCcgactctcgtcgacggcaccgcCGCCCTCGCGACCGACGACCGTCGAGTCGTCAACGAGACGATAGAGCACAAACTCAGACGGCGAATTGCAGCCGCGTAGATTAATCAAGAACGGCAGAGACGACGGAATACGATAACAACCCGATCCGGTCAAGCGACGTCCTTCGTCAttatcgtcatcgtcgtcgtcgtcgtcgtcgtcgctcttggATACCGTCGCGGAGCGGATAgcgacgacttcttcctgttctttcgcttcgcgcTGTTGCACATCATACGGCGAATGACGACCGAACGGCGGACGCTGTCGcaattcgaatcgacgttgGTACGTCGCGTCGGGTTTCCATAGCAATTGCAAGACGAGCGGAAATTCGTCAGCGTTGAGCACGCGCGAGTGTTCGGTGATCCACGTcttccacgtcgtcgatttgctcgCGTCGCCTTTCCACGTGCCGATCACGTCACAGAGTAGGTATTCGCTCGGATTGCGTCCCGAGACGTGATAGCGTTCTAATGCGGATTGTATGACGTcgattgtcgttgacgtcttcgtcgccagtATGCCCTTGTACTGCGAGTGACTTTCGGGTGAAATGCCAACGCCGAACACTTGAATAATTCCGTGCTGGTTCGTCGGCGGTGTCATGTGACCGGAAGCATAACTTTCCGCCGTGCGCGGATCGTACATGCTCTTTGCGCGCGTCGTCcagacgccgccgccgcccccaTTTCCTCTGTTTCCCACGCGTAAAAAACTTCTTCGCTtcggtgatgacgtcactgtggGTGTCGATCCGGAGACCaacatcgacgtcgctttcgattttcgttcgcTGCGCgacatcgccgccgccgccgcggcggcgacgggacTCGACGATCCGAGACGATCGCtggccgtcgtcgccgatccgatcgacgaaatgctttcgtcgctcgtcgtcgtcgagcggcgtcgtAAAAAGAAGTGCGGCGATCCGCGCATTGTCGGCGATTTGAGGGCGACTTCGAGCGGATGATCGTCCATGCGAAGCACGTGCTCGCCTAAGAAAAACACGCAAGCCAATCAGTGCGCTGGAAACgaggcgcgcgcgcgcgcgctcgtgGCGACGAGAACATAGCAGGGAGAACCAAAATAGCaacaaagcaaagaaaaatgttGCTCTACGTGCAATCCTCTTTCCTATTCCATTCCACTCACCTCCTTCAGACATCACAGACAACTCGAGCTGTTCGTCGGCTCCGCCTGTCGACAGCGCGCTGCCGGGCCGAAATTTTTGCTTGAGACGCGGTAGAAgatcgaacgtcgtcgtctcgctgtCGAGTCGAACCGCTTTCGTTATCATTcgaccgccgccggcgcctTCATCGCTGTAGGAGAAGCGCAGGGCGCCCGAGTAGCCGTCCGCGTCCTAGGGCGTTGTAAAAGAGGGGAGGGGCACATATGGGCACTTTAGAGCCGACGACCCGCCCACCTACGAGGCGAAGTCGTACGAACGACAGCCCACTTACGTCACTCAAGTCCAATCGGAACAAATCTAGCTGATGGCGTTTGTTGTAGTCGTGTATGCGTGCAATCAACTCTTCGCGGTCGTTTGGGACGTCGAACGACTGAGATTGCAGCGGCGACTTCGCAGTGTCGTTCGTCGCGCCGTTCGAGTgcaagtcgtcgccgaagctgcgtcgacgacgctgcttctgcttcgtCTGCTTGCTCATCTGTGTGCGAGCGATTTATATCAATTCGTCGGTGAGAAGAGTGGTTAGTGAGGTGCAAAGATATTCCATTCACCTACACACTCCTCTCCACCCCTCTCTCGCCCTGCTAATGCAAAGCTCcaacaacaacagaaaataaaaggTGCAAATACTTTTTGTATCGTGACGTCAGGCTTCAAACAATGACAAATTACGACGTCAATCGCGCTTACtatttttgacgacgaccacCGAGAATggaaaaaacaaaactcGCTATTTTCTCGTACACGACGAACATGAGTGCCGTCGTGAGAACCGTCTGAAGTAGTTTCACCTGTATGCCCTTGTACAGGCCTTGAACGCCTTGACTCCTAAAGCCAAAAGTAAGTCCTCTTGCAAAAAGAAGACTCTACAAAGCTGCGCCTTACCTGACAATGTGCCTGAGACAAGCAAGAGTTTCCGCCAATACGTTCCATCGTTGTGGTCGTCGAGATGGACCCGATCTCAATCCCTAAGAAAATTCTCTATCGAAATAAAGACCTCGCGTTCTCGTTTGCTCACTCTCAGTCGAGCTTGTGCAATCTGGAGGGGATAGGTAATGAGTGTCGCGATCACTTTGGCTATTGCGCTCATTAGAAAAACCCTAATAGATGTCAACTAAAACATGGGTTATCTAATTAATGAATAGACGATATTTCGGTTTCTTGCTAACGTTAGCCTTGTCGGCCCGTCGTTTCAAAAGCTCATATACGGTAAATTGAATAGCGGGATTGcagacgagaacgagcgaAGCGACAGTACCATTCCACAGTGTAGCAACACCCTCTTCCTGAATCATCTTAGTCAAGGCATCTATTGACCACAAAGACGACCGACGTTACAAAGAACCTGCACTAAGTAGACTCGCTCTCACCAACAATCCCACTATACGTCGTATTCGCCTGCATAGCCGATGTCGTCCTCAGACGCgctccctgtaatttcattCGCATGTTCGCAACCCAGAGCGGATTGGTAATGCAAACGTTCATAACgcctaagaaagaaaaacgggTTGATATCGCGCTATTGCGTCGCTATGGAAACGTTTGTACCTGCAAGAGAACCGACCATCAGATCTTTCCACGGCGTCATCGTATAGCCGCGACGCTGGAGCGCTCGCTTGAGCCCGTTGAAAGCGTAGAAATAGACAAAGTTGGAGCAGCTGACGCTCGTCAGAACGGGACCGAGGCCTCGAT
Proteins encoded in this region:
- the LOC136183596 gene encoding ras-interacting protein 1-like; this encodes MSKQTKQKQRRRRSFGDDLHSNGATNDTAKSPLQSQSFDVPNDREELIARIHDYNKRHQLDLFRLDLSDDADGYSGALRFSYSDEGAGGGRMITKAVRLDSETTTFDLLPRLKQKFRPGSALSTGGADEQLELSVMSEGGEHVLRMDDHPLEVALKSPTMRGSPHFFLRRRSTTTSDESISSIGSATTASDRLGSSSPVAAAAAAAMSRSERKSKATSMLVSGSTPTVTSSPKRRSFLRVGNRGNGGGGGVWTTRAKSMYDPRTAESYASGHMTPPTNQHGIIQVFGVGISPESHSQYKGILATKTSTTIDVIQSALERYHVSGRNPSEYLLCDVIGTWKGDASKSTTWKTWITEHSRVLNADEFPLVLQLLWKPDATYQRRFELRQRPPFGRHSPYDVQQREAKEQEEVVAIRSATVSKSDDDDDDDDDDNDEGRRLTGSGCYRIPSSLPFLINLRGCNSPSEFVLYRLVDDSTVVGREGGGAVDESRLDIVLPGGDDVMPVHCVFHQRRRRDDARDGDGESPTTWIEPMPNADVALNGAKIDRPNQILPGDLIAIGSRYLFLFKDPNQAAEIMGELHWEQAPLSQLERRAEDFVVKSSSSSSSSPSNPFRRRSRSNNVVTAMAATAQEEQPPRPRKLDRRMSFPYGAQDEDVLLERVLLGGDATAALACRLAPAYVLAMMVEYASVKRGEKAAVELTTKIGEILQEVLWEKTRSLSEKNASIDSPVNDLLPQLQPVVFWMSNAVELFHYLNVELPSYLAERRRLKVPSGANPTLTQVLGKDVQDSVAVLEEIIFYSFQQIMYPLTKVLYTVLPSLLEDNPFESGSLTSTGKEIDGVLHFMQAVQELMNASSLHQTIVSQVFSNLFFFVNASLVNTLMDHDTGTKFYCWAKGIQIRCNLDLFDAWANKNGLRRELLQYASKLFCIADLLAIPKETLLQMKWSAVRAEFPSLHAVQVHRILAAYHLNSGEEVRPRRWNPTEEDRVDAENQHFLLEGYDSHPPLYLPTANFQLDLQYEPIGVGFDAFVDEATALLHREENESPLDESTIDAADVSVVDDSVVISAGLGVKTPEKVQIERDEESSSNSGNESASDVPRASRVEEVVVRPAREFSTEDSVREEETTEDVKELDLVFEQERMTSPSFQRTPLASVVEEEEEEEEEEGEMAMQFVFTQSVVERNGSDEVSNGSSDDDVEVVLHDDEGASGGSDDDDDDDDHVPASVLSGQRESGDGSESEEPDESFDVRKGDGRMEEESATTMKTRAVSTIIANGSRDSTPAHDDDSESNEESSGNEEEEEDEEEKSEDEETEEEATSRSDLTDERDSDVDALMAKAAMLLGDDSDGELVSPLASPPSSSDYDLDMEVLKKRLKEKKTVSKEKRKRQKKKKSPLAFSDEEKRLSIVEEEGETKNDREQNRLDENNRTSRIADNDNIYVVKLKKSSDDQLGLILSDFAPAALSQPEIRVSGFKPGSQSGKIAIGDQLLAVEGRSLSEANRKLAMKYIKEAPNEVTLLLSRKRRVLHSLATSEC
- the LOC136183601 gene encoding uncharacterized protein isoform X1, yielding METINLAKEGLAAENNSKQKLYKRFIWDEILGATTLVSALLVVVLTLGEALSDNRGLACNVPTTMNRDQARYVTLWCTRKVQTVDSMSLIILAQSLFVYSPHLLWEAVAAPTLEQFFVLTSLLSRLREESSGQYSNETVQIVRKLQKCYEKEKTLFQSIHKTYLVKLGSQLLFSLAFFIGMVIVFYVNSWQFSPDFICHGVGNDSARAHYVGNQDKNQSLVAGFAPIDIPCTHTIALLAYPVWICNVLILIVTVIASIVGLVYVIQKPWDELEFKNHAEFRYFFSLNVGSEEIYAKNKKRKNTKKVKITTDLDFLVVLLYNKDEGLGETFFDVQIDIETDRLWASDYERYSSIISQLVDSPNREKSIRDNLEKSNSHLGRLIATKCKSLRDKREGQQQNHYTKDTDLGFPFDTALHLYCGSKGCSMSLLYVCQKVVAFDFNFFFHSQKMRSRKEKRSKDSVEVSVEKYTDHFKYIKAPVNILSKAGDGSVQLYEQMRVEEEPTDETKPPKYYSYNLILVTCLEPHFQAGTALLLLENVFRNCTADKCLIMILYWEESNVVEAFTSIFVYCSNEETLDIDDDAKIKAKAAFFDIQRYNDSSDLV
- the LOC136183601 gene encoding uncharacterized protein isoform X2; the protein is METINLAKEGLAAENNSKQKLYKRFIWDEILGATTLVSALLVVVLTLGEALSDNRGLACNVPTTMNRDQARYVTLWCTRKVQTVDSMSLIILAQSLFVYSPHLLWEAVAAPTLEQFFVLTSLLSRLREESSGQYSNETVQIVRKLQKCYEKEKTLFQSIHKTYLVKLGSQLLFSLAFFIGMVIVFYVNSWQFSPDFICHGVGNDSARAHYVGNQDKNQSLVAGFAPIDIPCTHTIALLAYPVWICNVLILIVTVIASIVGLVYVIQKPWDELEFKNHAEFRYFFSLNVGSEEIYAKNKKRKNTKKVKITTDLDFLVVLLYNKDEGLGETFFDVQIDIETDRLWASDYERYSSIISQLVDSPNREKSIRDNLEKSNSHLGRLIATKCKSLRDKREGQQQNHYTKDTDLGFPFDTALHLYCGSKGCSMSLLYVCQKVVAFDFNFFFHSQKMRSRKEKRSKDSVEVSVEKYTDHFKYIKAPVNILSKAGDGSVQLYEQMRVEEEPTDETKPPKYYSYNLILVTCLEPHFQAGTALLLLENVFRNCTADKCLIMILYWEESNVVEAFTSIFV
- the LOC136183605 gene encoding peroxisomal membrane protein PMP34-like, with product MTSSLLSYANLVHAVSGAAGSVTAMTVFFPLDTARTRLQVDDDRRATSPLAAMRDIVREEGWQSLYRGLGPVLTSVSCSNFVYFYAFNGLKRALQRRGYTMTPWKDLMVGSLAGVMNVCITNPLWVANMRMKLQGARLRTTSAMQANTTYSGIVDALTKMIQEEGVATLWNGTVASLVLVCNPAIQFTVYELLKRRADKANLTSIRVFLMSAIAKVIATLITYPLQIAQARLRGLRSGPSRRPQRWNVLAETLACLRHIVRSQGVQGLYKGIQVKLLQTVLTTALMFVVYEKIASFVFSILGGRRQK